The nucleotide window CGGGGCCTCGCCGGGCAGATGGATCGTGAACACGGCGCCGCCTTTGTTTTCAACCTCGATGCGGCCGCCCATCTCTGCCACGAGTCCGTAGACCACGGCCAGGCCGAGGCCCGTGCCCTTGCCCATTTCCTTGGTGGTGAAGAAGGGGTCGAAGAGCCTGCGCAGGTGTTCCTCGGAAATGCCGGGTCCGTTGTCCGCGACGCGCAGCACGACGCCGTCCTCGCCCCGGCCCCGGCCCACGCCGACGTGGATGCGTCCGGTTTCCGGGGCCACGGCGTCCAGGGCGTTGCTGAAGAGGTTGGCCAGGATCTGCTCCAGGTGTTGCGGGTTGGCCACGAAACGCGGCAGGTCCGGCTCGCTGTCCACCTCGACCAGCACGCCGCGCTTTTCGGCCTGGACCTGGAAGACCTTGACCGCATCCCCGACCATGGCCGCGAGGTCGAGCGAAACAGGGGCGGTCTGCTTGGGCCGCGCGAAGTTGAGCAGCTCCTGGAGCACGTTCTGGGCCTGGCCCGCATGCTTGAGGATCACGCGCACGTCTTCGAGCTGTTCCGGGTCCGTCACGCTGCCGCGCAGCAGCTCCCCGTAGCATTTGATCACGCCCAGGGGGTTGTTGATCTCGTGGGCGAGTCCTGCGGCGAGGCGGCCCACCGTGGCCAGCTTCTCGCTGCGCTGCATGGTGGAAAGCATCCGCTTTTCCTGCGTCACCTCGCGGATGTAGACCACGATGCGGCCCTGCACGTCTTCGGATTCGGCCACGGTCACGGGATAGATGTTGATGGAGAAGGAGCGGTTGTCCGCGGTGCGCGCCTCGCGGGCCTGGGGCTGGCCCTGGAGCATGGTCTCCCGGAGGGGGCAGCTTTCCAGGACGCCGCCCGGCATGAACAGCGGGGCCAGGTCGTGCCGCCGCTGCATCCCGAACGTGTCGGCCAGGCTGCGCGCGGCCTCGTTGGCCAGGACCACGCCGCAGGCCGCGTCCATGAGCAGCAGCGGGTCGCTGATGCCCTCGAAGACCGCCTGGAGCATGTCCTTCTGGCGCAGCAGGTTGTGGAGCACCGTGAGGTTTTCCATGGCGATGCCGAGCTGCTGGCCGAGGGCCCGGAGCACGTCGCGGTCCTGCTCCTTGAGCACGGTTCCGGCGGGCCAGGTCAGCACGAGCAGGCCCTCGGCCGAGGCATCGCTGGAGGTCACGGGGATGAAGGCGCGGTCCTCGTCGAAACGGGGCTGCGCGTCCATCATGATCGACTTCCAGTTGTCCGGCATCTCCGGCCGCTTGTCGGCCACGGGCCAGGAATAATAGGTGGTCTGGGTCAGCATGCAGGCGAAGCCCGCCTCCAGCGCGCCGAAGCGGCGGCCCACCAGGGGCAGGGCGAAGCGCCAAAGCTCGCGGCGCGAGCTGCTGCGGTTCAGGCCGTCGAGCAGCTGCACGAAGAGGCGCACGTCGGCCCGGCGTTCGTCCGCCTCGTGCTTCAGCTCGCAGGTGCGCTCCTCGACCATCTGCTCCAGGTTGTCGGAATGGGCCTTGAGCTGCTGCTGCACCGAATGCAGATGGTCGCCCAGCTCTTCCATGCCCTGCACGATCTCGTCGATCTCGTCCTCGTTGCCGAGCTTTTCCAGCACGGTGATCTCGGCCTGGTCCTGGAACAGGGTCTTGAACTTGTCCGTAAGCCGCCGGAGGTTGTGGATCACGAGGCGGTTGAAGAAGAACTGGATGACCGTGAAGAAGAGCAGCCCGCCCGTGGCATAAAGCCCGACGTAGCCCACCGTGGCTTCGCGGATCTTGGCCACGGCGCGCTCCACGGGCACGCCCACGAGAACGATGCCGTCGATGGCCCCGGCCTTGTGGCCGAAGCCGCGCTCGCTGCCGTAGCGCTCCAGCAGCTCCGGCGGGGAGTCGGACGGCACGCCGTGGCAGTGCAGGCAGGAGGACTTGAAGACCACGGGGCGCGCCTTGACGTAGTGTTCCTGCCCGTCGATGCGCCTGCGCCCGGTCCAATATTTCGCGTCCGGGTTTTCGCGGAAGAACCGCAGCACCTCGCGCTCCTGTCCGGCGACTTCGGACTTGGGATTGCGGGCGTTCTCGGCCACGCGGCGGTAGTGGTATTCCACGTCGTTGACGTTCAGGCGGTCCATGACCGCGCGCGAGACGTAGGAGGTGCTCATGGCCTCGATGACGAACTGGTCGTCCAGGATCGCGTACATCTTGGGTCGCAGCTTCTCGCGGACATAGGACTGCACCGCGTCCACCTGGGCCAGCACGAGGTCCGCCTTCTCCTGCACCTGCGTCTCCAGCAGGGAATTGAGATGGAAATAGAGGCTGGCCGCGAAGAACGCGCCGAGCACGCAGACAATGGCCCCCAGGCCCAAGAGGAATTTGGCCTGGAGCCGCTGGGGGAGAATTCGGGACATGCCGCTCCTTTTCCCGCGCGTCGCGCGGATCGCTTTCGCCTGGATACGCGAGAAGCGGCGTGCAGCGCAAGGCGGCCCGCAAAGGTGCATACCCGACGACAGGACTGCAAACCTGGGTTTGCAGCCGGAGGAAGCGGTGCTGGTGCAATCGCCTTTGTTTTCGGGAGGATGAAGAGTCGTCGAATCCTGGCACGCGTCTTGCCTAAACAGCTGCGTTCGTTGGATCCGCATTTATTCATCAACCCGAAAGAAGGAGAGGAGGTATGGCGCATACCGACGTCAGCCGTCCGAGCAACGTCCCCCTGCTGGTTCTCAGCGGATTGCTGCTGCTCTACGGAGCGCTCGTTGCATCCGGCGTATTC belongs to Paucidesulfovibrio longus DSM 6739 and includes:
- a CDS encoding c-type heme family protein, translated to MSRILPQRLQAKFLLGLGAIVCVLGAFFAASLYFHLNSLLETQVQEKADLVLAQVDAVQSYVREKLRPKMYAILDDQFVIEAMSTSYVSRAVMDRLNVNDVEYHYRRVAENARNPKSEVAGQEREVLRFFRENPDAKYWTGRRRIDGQEHYVKARPVVFKSSCLHCHGVPSDSPPELLERYGSERGFGHKAGAIDGIVLVGVPVERAVAKIREATVGYVGLYATGGLLFFTVIQFFFNRLVIHNLRRLTDKFKTLFQDQAEITVLEKLGNEDEIDEIVQGMEELGDHLHSVQQQLKAHSDNLEQMVEERTCELKHEADERRADVRLFVQLLDGLNRSSSRRELWRFALPLVGRRFGALEAGFACMLTQTTYYSWPVADKRPEMPDNWKSIMMDAQPRFDEDRAFIPVTSSDASAEGLLVLTWPAGTVLKEQDRDVLRALGQQLGIAMENLTVLHNLLRQKDMLQAVFEGISDPLLLMDAACGVVLANEAARSLADTFGMQRRHDLAPLFMPGGVLESCPLRETMLQGQPQAREARTADNRSFSINIYPVTVAESEDVQGRIVVYIREVTQEKRMLSTMQRSEKLATVGRLAAGLAHEINNPLGVIKCYGELLRGSVTDPEQLEDVRVILKHAGQAQNVLQELLNFARPKQTAPVSLDLAAMVGDAVKVFQVQAEKRGVLVEVDSEPDLPRFVANPQHLEQILANLFSNALDAVAPETGRIHVGVGRGRGEDGVVLRVADNGPGISEEHLRRLFDPFFTTKEMGKGTGLGLAVVYGLVAEMGGRIEVENKGGAVFTIHLPGEAPQPNSPSSQGAS